Proteins encoded by one window of Bubalus bubalis isolate 160015118507 breed Murrah chromosome 4, NDDB_SH_1, whole genome shotgun sequence:
- the LOC112584485 gene encoding killer cell lectin-like receptor subfamily I member 1 isoform X2, with product MITLRVLLANLFSSREDQNQKLSTVPTLSSKTGECSCDLCSTHWIGFGNSSYYLFSQARTWVESHAACAELNSHLLKIDTKGELEILSVLEAKGWIGLQISESWLWEDGTTVNENLFEFLKMDDESCAYIEGNYVYTANCLSGKSYICELTI from the exons ATGATAACACTGCGTGTCTTGCTTGCAAACT TATTTTCTAGCAGAGAAGACCAAAACCAAAAACTATCAACTGTTCCCACTCTATCTTCTAAAACTGGTG aatGTTCCTGTGACCTTTGTTCCACTCACTGGATTGGATTTGGAAATAGTTCTTACTATCTTTTCAGTCAAGCCAGAACCTGGGTGGAAAGCCATGCTGCCTGTGCAGAGCTGAATTCCCACCTTCTAAAGATTGATACTAAGGGAGAGCTG gAAATTTTATCAGTGCTAGAAGCAAAAGGATGGATAGGTCTTCAAATCAGTGAATCCTGGTTATGGGAAGATGGCACCACAGTAAATGAAAACCT ATTCGAATTCCTGAAAATGGATGATGAGAGCTGTGCATATATTGAAGGAAATTATGTTTATACTGCTAACTGTTTATCTGGGAAATCTTACATCTGTGAGCTTACCATATAG
- the LOC112584485 gene encoding killer cell lectin-like receptor subfamily I member 1 isoform X1 produces MSHHQSTKWQVLAWSLGILCVVLMITLRVLLANLFSSREDQNQKLSTVPTLSSKTGECSCDLCSTHWIGFGNSSYYLFSQARTWVESHAACAELNSHLLKIDTKGELEILSVLEAKGWIGLQISESWLWEDGTTVNENLFEFLKMDDESCAYIEGNYVYTANCLSGKSYICELTI; encoded by the exons A tGTCACACCACCAATCTACAAAGTGGCAAGTGTTAGCTTGGAGCCTAGGGATCTTGTGTGTGGTCCTGATGATAACACTGCGTGTCTTGCTTGCAAACT TATTTTCTAGCAGAGAAGACCAAAACCAAAAACTATCAACTGTTCCCACTCTATCTTCTAAAACTGGTG aatGTTCCTGTGACCTTTGTTCCACTCACTGGATTGGATTTGGAAATAGTTCTTACTATCTTTTCAGTCAAGCCAGAACCTGGGTGGAAAGCCATGCTGCCTGTGCAGAGCTGAATTCCCACCTTCTAAAGATTGATACTAAGGGAGAGCTG gAAATTTTATCAGTGCTAGAAGCAAAAGGATGGATAGGTCTTCAAATCAGTGAATCCTGGTTATGGGAAGATGGCACCACAGTAAATGAAAACCT ATTCGAATTCCTGAAAATGGATGATGAGAGCTGTGCATATATTGAAGGAAATTATGTTTATACTGCTAACTGTTTATCTGGGAAATCTTACATCTGTGAGCTTACCATATAG